One Brassica oleracea var. oleracea cultivar TO1000 chromosome C7, BOL, whole genome shotgun sequence genomic window carries:
- the LOC106304751 gene encoding uncharacterized protein LOC106304751 has translation MEEESLEPLLIRRSARIVRPEGLAVQVVRLMDLIGNMIGDGDQHQKVVMAMVQVQVQVQHLMEEKGPGLGLVLVQELGLGLSQEEEEPQAVALAMVVGPDKQMKVVAQGVEMVQLLQVVEKGANTVKHFVLPL, from the coding sequence ATGGAGGAGGAGAGTCTGGAACCCCTGCTTATTCGGCGGTCAGCCAGAATAGTCCGACCGGAGGGTCTAGCGGTGCAAGTGGTTCGGCTCATGGACCTAATTGGGAATATGATTGGGGATGGGGATCAACACCAGAAGGTGGTTATGGCTATGGTTCAGGTTCAGGTTCAGGTTCAACACCTGATGGAGGAAAAGGGACCGGGTTTGGGTTTGGTTCTGGTTCAGGAGCTGGGGTTGGGTTTGTCTCAGGAGGAGGAGGAGCCACAGGCGGTGGCTCTGGCCATGGTAGTGGGACCGGACAAGCAAATGAAGGTGGTGGCTCAGGGGGTGGAAATGGTGCAGCTTCTCCAGGTCGTAGAGAAAGGAGCCAACACCGTTAAGCATTTCGTGTTACCTCTTTAA
- the LOC106304050 gene encoding glucan endo-1,3-beta-glucosidase 14-like translates to MTSRTVARLPNLINVFLLLSLVFSGNILQKATSLGINYGQVGNNLPSPDKVINLLRSLRITKTRIYDTNPQILTSFANSNIEIIVTIENQVLTLLQDPQEALQWGDSHIKPYIPATRIPGIMVGNELFTDEDSSLIGYMMPAIINIHKALVQLGLDRYIEVSSPSSLAVLAESYPPSAGSFKPEVSSVMQQLLQFLEATRSPFWVNAYPYFAYKDNPNKIPIDYVLFNRNIGMTDPNTRLHYDNMMYAQVDAVAFAAAKLGYRNIEVRVAETGWPSKGDAGEVGASPTNAATYNRNLMMRQFAGEGTPARRNSRLDVYIFALFNEDMKPGPTSEKNYGIFRPDGSLAYNLGFSTMSTTTANSESVTYSSYATKGKMTLEYWTILMLAMIQVVVSRLI, encoded by the exons GAAATATACTACAAAAAGCAACGTCTCTTGGTATCAATTACGGACAAGTTGGGAACAATTTGCCTTCACCGGATAAAGTTATTAACCTCTTGAGATCTCTAAGGATCACCAAAACAAGAATTTACGACACTAATCCTCAAATTCTTACTTCCTTCGCAAATTCAAACATAGAGATCATCGTCACCATCGAAAATCAAGTTTTAACGTTGTTACAAGATCCTCAAGAAGCTCTCCAATGGGGGGATTCTCACATCAAACCCTATATTCCGGCCACAAGGATCCCCGGAATCATGGTCGGAAACGAGCTTTTCACCGACGAAGACTCTAGTTTAATCGG ATACATGATGCCGGCGATAATTAACATCCACAAAGCCTTGGTCCAACTAGGTTTAGATAGATACATTGAAGTCTCGTCTCCAAGCTCTCTTGCCGTCCTAGCCGAATCTTATCCTCCATCAGCCGGAAGTTTCAAGCCAGAGGTTTCCTCCGTGATGCAACAACTTCTACAGTTCCTGGAAGCCACGAGATCTCCCTTTTGGGTAAATGCTTACCCTTACTTTGCCTACAAAGACAACCCAAACAAAATCCCCATCGACTATGTTCTATTCAACCGAAACATCGGTATGACCGATCCCAACACAAGACTACATTACGACAACATGATGTATGCTCAAGTCGATGCGGTTGCTTTCGCTGCTGCGAAACTAGGGTACCGTAACATAGAAGTTAGGGTTGCGGAAACAGGGTGGCCTTCAAAAGGAGATGCTGGAGAGGTTGGAGCGTCTCCTACGAATGCTGCCACTTATAATAGGAATCTTATGATGAGACAATTCGCCGGAGAAGGTACTCCGGCGAGACGGAATTCAAGGTTAGATGTTTATATATTCGCCTTGTTCAATGAGGATATGAAACCGGGTCCTACTTCTGAGAAAAATTATGGAATATTTCGACCCGATGGATCATTGGCTTACAACTTGGGATTTTCTACGATGTCGACGACCACTGCGAATTCAGAATCTGTCACATATTCATCTTATGCCACTAAG GGAAAGATGACCTTGGAGTATTGGACAATTTTGATGTTGGCGATGATTCAAGTTGTAGTGTCGAGACTAATTTAG